The Xenopus laevis strain J_2021 chromosome 7S, Xenopus_laevis_v10.1, whole genome shotgun sequence genome includes a window with the following:
- the hspa12a.S gene encoding heat shock 70 kDa protein 12A produces the protein MSAKDIQAAERISTSACSSPARGLGDPGITPLSPSHITSKDSDSNEAEEKTFSIVVAIDFGTTSSGYAYSFAKEPECIHIMRRWEGGDPGVSNQKTPTTMLLMPDRKFHSFGFAARDFYHDLDPSESKHWLYFEKFKMKLHSSTDLTMETELTAANGKRVKALEIFAYALQYFREQALKELSDQAGTEMDNSEVRWVITVPAIWKQPAKQFMRQAAYKAGMASPESPDQLIIALEPEGASIYCRKLRLHQMIDLSNKAAINGISPTDPAKDHVRRNRQSRTFLVENVIGELWSELEEGDRYVVVDCGGGTVDLTVHQIRLPEGHLKELYKASGGPYGSLGVDYEFEKLLCKIFGDDFIDTFKVKRPAAWVDLMIAFESRKRAATPDRTNPLNITLPFSFIDYYKKFRGHSVEHALRKSNVDFVKWSSQGMLRMNPDAMNALFKSTIDHIIEHLTNLFQKPEVTGVKFLFLVGGFAESPLLQQAVQRAFGDQCRVIIPHDVGLTILKGAVLFGLDPALIKVRRSPLTYGVGVLNRYVEGKHPPEKLLLKDGTRWCTDVFDKFILSDQSVALGETVKRSYTPAKQSQLVIIINIYSSEQDDVHFITDSGVRKCGTLRLDLTGVEKTPVPSRREIQTVMQFGDTEVKATAIDVATSKNVKVSIDFLN, from the exons AGAGGATTTCCACCTCCGCGTGCTCCTCTCCGGCCAGAGGTTTGGGTGACCCAGGGATTACGCCTCTTTCTCCGTCACACATAACATCG AAAGACTCTGACTCCAACGAGGCCGAGGAGAAGACCTTCTCCATAGTCGTTGCCATTGATTTTGGCACCACGTCCAGTGGCTACGCCTACAGCTTCGCAAAGGAGCCCGAATGTATTCACATAATGAG GCGCTGGGAAGGGGGAGATCCTGGAGTTTCCAACCAGAAGACCCCCACCACCATGTTACTGATGCCGGATAGGAAGTTCCACAGTTTTGGCTTTGCAGCTCGGGATTTTTACCATGACCTGGACCCGAGTGAATCCAAACACTGGCTGTATTTTGAGAAGTTTAAGATGAAGTTGCACAGCAGCACC GATCTCACCATGGAGACAGAACTCACGGCTGCCAATGGCAAGAGGGTTAAAGCACTAGAGATATTTGCCTATGCGCTCCAGTACTTTAGGGAACAGGCTCTGAAG GAGCTCAGTGACCAGGCTGGTACCGAAATGGATAATTCCGAGGTGAGATGGGTAATCACTGTCCCTGCCATCTGGAAACAGCCGGCCAAGCAGTTCATGAGGCAGGCGGCCTACAAG GCTGGAATGGCCTCACCTGAGAGCCCAGATCAGCTGATTATTGCCCTAGAACCAGAAGGGGCCTCTATTTACTGCAGGAAACTCCGCCTCCACCAGATGATTGACTTGAGCAACAAAGCGGCTATTAACGGCATCAGCCCGACAGACCCAG CCAAGGACCATGTCCGTCGGAACCGCCAGAGTCGCACTTTCTTGGTGGAGAATGTTATCGGGGAGCTATGGTCTGAGCTGGAGGAAG GAGATCGATATGTCGTGGTTGACTGTGGAGGAGGAACAGTAGACCTGACAGTTCATCAGATCAGGTTGCCAGAGGGTCATTTGAAAGAACTTTACAAAGCATCCG GGGGACCATATGGATCTCTTGGTGTTGACTATGAGTTTGAGAAGCTTCTATGCAAAATATTCGGAGATGATTTCATTGACACGTTCAAAGTGAAGCGTCCGGCGGCCTGGGTCGACTTAATGATCGCCTTCGAGTCGCGCAAGAGAGCAGCCACCCCAGACAGAACCAACCCCTTAAACATCACGTTGCCGTTTTCCTTCATTGATTACTACAAAAAATTCCGGGGTCACAGCGTGGAACACGCCTTGCGCAAGAGCAA TGTGGACTTTGTGAAGTGGTCCTCCCAGGGGATGTTACGGATGAATCCAGACGCAATGAACGCTCTATTCAAGTCCACCATTGACCACATAATTGAACATTTAA CAAATCTTTTCCAAAAGCCAGAGGTCACTGGAGTAAAATTCCTTTTCTTGGTGGGTGGATTTGCCGAGTCCCCTTTGCTCCAGCAGGCCGTCCAGCGAGCGTTTGGTGATCAATGCCGCGTTATTATCCCACATGATGTTGGATTAACGATCCTTAAAGGAGCCGTGTTATTTGGGTTGGATCCGGCTCTGATCAAGGTCCGACGTTCCCCCCTGACCTATGGAGTAGGAGTTTTAAATCGCTACGTGGAAGGCAAACACCCACCTGAAAAGTTGCTTCTGAAAGATGGCACCCGGTGGTGCACCGACGTCTTCGATAAATTCATTCTCTCCGACCAATCGGTGGCCCTGGGGGAGACGGTGAAACGCAGCTACACGCCGGCCAAACAATCCCAGCTTGTCATCATCATTAATATCTACAGCTCAGAGCAGGATGACGTTCATTTCATCACTGATTCTGGAGTCAGAAAGTGCGGAACCTTGAGGCTGGATCTGACCGGCGTGGAAAAAACCCCCGTTCCGAGCCGCAGGGAGATACAGACCGTTATGCAGTTTGGGGACACTGAGGTTAAAGCAACGGCAATAGATGTAGCAACTTCTAAAAATGTGAAAGTCAGCATTGATTTCCTCAATTAG